A single window of Leishmania infantum JPCM5 genome chromosome 35 DNA harbors:
- a CDS encoding QA-SNARE protein putative: MATRDRTGEFLQYRAIRPRRPETEQLLAEEESMNRVYVTPLWVKKMADVRRVEDQIKEQMAALEKLRRDHLKVEFSSTRDEGREEAEIEDAQNTIDRLFKQSEKGVKDLEISYTRDLPDGGTDAELSILRNVKMCLVNEINNISKLYRESQRRYMMDVKKQQLVSQRWAGGDRQKAVEQQLENDALMDQYLQKGMTQEQVETIMLNQQMADERVKEFERIYSSIKSLHEMFKDMNTLVIEQGALLDRIDYNMAITHTRVQKARTELQRAAEYQSAGTFKLCVLFMIILIIGLMIALFFKAIT, encoded by the coding sequence ATGGCGACTCGCGACCGCACGGGTGAGTTCCTGCAGTACCGCGCGATccgccctcgccggcctgagacggagcagctgcttgcCGAAGAGGAGAGCATGAATCGCGTCTATGTGACTCCGCTTTGGGTGAAAAAGATGGCTGATGTCCGTCGTGTTGAAGACCAAATCAAGGAGCAAATGGCGGCGctcgagaagctgcgcagGGACCACCTCAAAGTGGAGTTCAGCTCCACGCGTGACGAAGGgcgcgaggaggccgagatCGAGGATGCTCAGAACACAATTGATCGCCTCTTCAAGCAAAGCGAGAAGGGTGTGAAGGATTTGGAAATCTCCTACACACGCGACCTCCCTGACGGGGGCACGGATGCCGAGTTGAGCATTTTGCGCAATGTCAAGATGTGCCTGGTGAACGAGATCAACAACATCAGCAAACTCTACCGCGAGAGTCAACGCCGTTACATGATGGATGTGAAGAAACAGCAGCTCGTCTCGCAGCGGTGGGCTGGCGGCGACCGGCagaaggcggtggagcagcaaCTGGAGAACGACGCGCTTATGGATCAGTACCTGCAGAAGGGTATGACGCAGGAGCAGGTCGAGACGATCATGCTAAATCAGCAGATGGCAGATGAGCGGGTGAAGGAGTTTGAGCGCATCTATAGCTCCATCAAGTCTCTGCATGAGATGTTCAAGGACATGAACACTCTCGTCATTGAGCAAGGCGCCTTGCTCGATCGCATTGATTACAACATGGCCATCACCCACACCCGTGTGCAGAAGGCGCGCACAGAGCTGCAGAGGGCCGCGGAGTACCAGTCCGCCGGCACATTCAAACTGTGCGTTCTCTTCATGATTATACTCATTATTGGCTTGATGATAGCCCTCTTCTTCAAGGCCATTACCTGA